The genomic interval gactcgatcaaagattgatcctggatctacgggtcccgaagaggacgctctaccaactgtgctatccgggccggtctttACCGATTGAGGTTTTGCCACGAACTTGCCACCATATCCTCTAAAAGTCGACCCTGTTTGTTATTCCTGTCACTAAAGCTACATGTTTGTCTGGGTGCTTTAGCAAGATGGAGAAACTTCTTTAAACTTCATGTCTCATTGTTCTTATTCgagaaattttgttttgatatacgCTATGTAACCTAATGCTGATGTTCAGCCATTTGAGTTAGGCAActattgcttatttatttatttattcagatgctttgttatttgcttgtttttacACGCGGCACTCACGAATTCTCCACTTATGTGATGTATTGTTTACTCCGGGCATTCGGGTTTCGTCTGTACATAAACTTTGAAAGATGGTGGAGATCTTTATGTACAGACGAAACCCgaatgcccggagtaaaccatagGTCTTGGTAAAGTTATTGGGGAACTGTTGTACTTAAGACATGCGTCATATTGGTAGAGTGGAAGCGCGGTCTcgtaaacttcatgtaagacccgTTACTCATGACGCAGGAATGCGGTTTACCAACCCTCTACAAAAGGAACCAAATCTTGTAACCCATACAACACCTGTACCTTCTACCTGTTTGAATAACAATATCAGCTATGATGATTCATCATTACTTGTGGCggtattgaaatcagtggtattgttatttttagtaggtagagggcactgctgAGTTAttagatttgcttccctttgtagacgGCTGGCAAGCCCCATTCAGAACAACTGAATCCTATGAATCTTAAAAAAAAGCGTTTGCCGAGAATAGGATTGGGCTCATGCCACGGGTTTCTGTTGGTGAAAATGCTGTTGATAGACGTGAATCGGCTTACGTTGTAGTGGTATTTCTGTCACCAGATGGGTTGACACCACCGGCTAGAGTCACCAGCGGTCGTCAGTCAACTAGCCTGATAGTGGACTCACACTATGCGACACTATTAATCCGCAGTAACTTATGTACAATCTTATCGTAACATCACTAAAACACACGTTAATACATTACAGCAACATTCGTGATTAACACACCGCTtaaaacatgtacttgtattttacaGGGGATTCGCAAAGAACTAGAAAGATGAAAAGCTATCCAATTAGGTAAGTAAGAGTGCACATActttaatttatacatttgattggtgtttagtaATGATTATTTTACGAATACGACGCTAGCCAatatcatggtgggaggaaaccgagcagagcccgggagaaaccaacaaccatctgcaggttgctggcaaaccgtcTCACgcacggtcggagaggaagccatcatgggctgggtttgaactcgcaGCTGCTCTCTTGTTGAGCAGCTGCTGGATCATTGTGCCGAGCTGGCATGCTAGGCACAGCTTTTTTATGGCAatccttgtgtatggtgtgaTAAACGCATGACAAAAATGGAACAATCTTCATACGATAGGCTATCTGAAAATCTGTCTGAAGAGTATTGGTGACAATTTTATTTAGCTATAAGTTTCAAGTAAAAAGTCCATAATTGCATGGCAGTGATAATAGTTTTAGGTGCAGTATTTTATAGTGTATTCTTGCACAAGCCAAGATTCAGCTGGTAAACTAGGATCCCTCTTCccatttgctttgttttcaagaatttattaaatgcattttaagtcATTCTTGATCAGAGACgtaataaaatgttattaaCATCAATACATGTTTTGTCCCCCAAaattaagcatttgcatgaatgTCAATGAAACGTCAACGGGTGGATCCAAGACACCCGATGCACCGCCACCGTTTCTCGTGACGTTGCTTTTCATTCCTTTCTCGTtaaaagcaattgtgacgtcataacgTTACCCAAAAATTTGTAACCAATATGTGGGATATATGGTTGACCTATTTTCAACAACACTGATTATAATTGGTCaattgcgtgttcttgattgacagttcggaatgGTTTACTATCGTAAACCGACAATAGGCCTGATTTCACGGATTAAGTATaatcatttgccaattatcatcTTGTCGTCGCTTCCTTTCTTTTAATCTCTATGTTGTGCATCTTTTATATTAGATGGATTAGgctactattttttttttggttttcaccCTTCAACATGATGTCAGTGAACAGGGTGGCTCGTGAACATATGCCTTTTGTTTTGATAATCATGATTCCGTACGTCAATTGTTAGAGTTCCCAAAGTGCACAGTCGATTAATAAATCATGaagcaaaacaacaatcaatcaattaaaaattaattttaaacgtTTACGGAGATTAACGTTAAACAGGATTAACGTTCAAGCGAGATTAAAAACGTTATTTCAGTTTCACACTTTAATCTGCCATCAATTAGCACACGATAAAAACAACATCGCGCAGCTGAAACAAGTCGTTCCAGCCGGTGTTTGGTTTTGTTCCGTTGTTCTTTTCCGTAACACGTCGCCCTGTAGCAAAGAGAGAGTTCGCGAGAGCTGTAGTGGTCTTACGTATTGCCCAACTGGCTGTACTCTTAATTCTGACAGCAATGATAAATGGGTATCTTATAACTTATTGTTTCACAAAGAAAGGGGCCACTAGctaaaaaagcataaaaaaagTTCATAAACTAAGTGTGTAAAAagaatacagcacagagagtaaatgCAGAAAATCGATATGGTCACACGCAATCGATGAAACATGGCCTCTTTTCACTATACGTCAGTTATATGGTTTTATCCTATTAAACTGCTCATGTCAACGCTTAAATATTAGAATCTTATACGCTCCGAAGTTATTTTATCACAAcaactgtattttgttttttagccTATAGCCTATTTATAGCCTAACTCTTTTTTGCCACAGAGTGTGTCTGTGCGTGCTCATTCTCTGCTCGTGGGTGTGCGGCTCCTCGTCACAGAACGTCAACAGCCTCAACTGCAACTGGACGATGATAGACGACCAGCTGAGCATCAGTCACGTGTCAGTGGGTCCGGCAGGGGTGTGGGCGGTTGGCCTCGACGGAAAGGTGTACTACCGTGAAGGAACGTACATGAACGACGGGACTCGGGGCACTGCGTGGACGGAAATCCCCGGAGTCAATCTCGTGCAGCTGGACGTGGGAAACAGGATAGTATGGGGCCTGACTTCCTCTGGCAATATATACTTCCGTACGGGAATCGAAATGTACAATCCGACTGGGTGCGAGTGGCGGCTAGTGCCAGGCTTCCTGAAGGACATCACTGTGAGCCCCATGGGTCACGTCTGGGGGGTGACGACATTTGGCGGGATGGTACGCCGCGCGGAAGTCAGCTTTCTTAACCCCGAGGGCTTGTACTGGCACTCCGTGGGGCCTTCTAGCATCAAGTTCTCACGGGTGAGCGCGGGGTGTGCTGGGGTGTGGGGCATAGATGAAAACGGCACAGTGCTCTACAGGAAGGGCACATACAACGACGCCGATACCCCGGGTAGTGAATGGATCATCGTGCCCGAGCAGCTGAAACACGTCACTGTAGGGCACGGGAGAGTGTGGGGCATCAAAGGAGACTACGTGACGTATAGGGCGGGCGTGGCTCAGGCCCGACCCACGGGTGTACAGTGGGACCTCGTCTACAAGACGCTTAAGCAGTTTGATGTATGGCAATCGGCCTTGTGGGGAGCCGACAGCTACGACCCCAAACAAGTGTACGCCCGACTCATCTAATTCATGTATTGGTAATATAGGACTCATTTTGTGACACGAGTTTATGGGAATGCTTCAGACGTAATGTACTGGACATACGCCAAATCCGGACCATTCTGAAAATTACGAAGATGTagtttacttaagaaaaaattcATAAACGTATTTCTTAGTTGTTAATTCGTAGCATGTATCGTAGTCGTAGCATGCGTCTTTAAAGAGTGTGCCGTCTGTAAGACTCACTATTCAACATTTCTAACTTAATTCGAATTACGTTATTGTAGACTTCTTGTAGCATTAGAATGACTCTGTGCCACGTGACGAGAATAACAGTAAATCATGTAAAGGTATGTGTGCATAGAAATAAGAGAAAAATATCATTTGTTAGCCTAAATTTTGAATCTGTATCAAAAATGAATACTTCCGAGAGCATACTAACAGTAAAAGTACTGCAAACGTAAAATACCTATGTTATTTTTGATACAAGTCGTTAATGTCAAAAGCGCTATCTAGTcttgtcatatatacatatcaatatAAATTTTTTACCTCGTTGGTGGCCAAACGATTAGGGCGTCCGCCTCGAAGGCGCGACACTTaaggtcaggtcataccaaagactttaaaaatggtactttttgctgtcTCGCTTAGCGCAGAGCACTGAaagtcagagcaaggaaacatgattggttggcccggtctCATTGTGTAACTGGGCggtgtgtcatgtgtggtgtcttcggtataatacttcagtggctgcagtactcgccctgctacaagaagacacagtagaTGCACACATACACCCATTGACCACTCGTCGTCACAAGAGTGAAGCagtgttaagtatgacgttaaaccccaagcatacatacatacatacatacaaacatacatacatacatacatacaaacatacatacatacaatgtctTTGTGTTTAATGTCTTATATTCATATTTGTCAAACATGCATTACATTGTTCCAAACTGTATGCTTGCTATAtgccataaataaaattctttacAGAACCAGCATTTCGTTGCGATGAAAATTCCAGTGTGTAAGCCGCTGTAGTAAACATTggtgtttatttaaataatcaTCACAAATCgcatgtatatgatatacagGTGATTTTGTAGTCTGGCAAAACCTCATACTATCCCGCATTACAGAAGACTGGTGAACTTGGCTTGGCTGTCTGCGACATATGCGCGCAGAGGTCTTCCTGTTTTCCAGTCTATCAACAAGCTTTCGTGGGGTGACCAGTAAATCAATCCGATTTCACTTACGCCATCCTTTTGGACGACCGACTGTTGTCACTGAAATTAAGTCTTAGTTTGACGTTTGCACTTCCAGACTTTCTGCTTGACGCAAACGATAGCAAAGAAGTATTTCCTAGACTACGCTTTTAGATGTCCATCGCATCCCGAATAAACCGTTTCACCTCTAACTGGGGAGAACCGGGATCAAATCAGGGTAGGGTTGCACTGAAGATTTTccaaatgatacttgttgctgtcttgcttggcgctcatcaCTAAGAGGATAGAGCAAGGAAGTATGACTGGTTGTCATGTACTTCACcagcggcagcactttggtagcatggactcgcccagccacaagaagacacagtacatgtacacacacttaatgactgcTGGTCATATGAGCAAGGAAAGGGGACCCATTTGgcccggtgtcggtataatgtgattgggtggtggtgtcatgtatggtgtcttcggcatggcacTTCATTGacggcagcattttggtggcatggattCACTCTGCAACAAGAAAAaagagtatatgtacacacctaacGGTTGTGGTTATATGCAAAATTGTTGTTATCCAACAGCGTTGCGGAGGAGCACCCTAGTAGTTtaaccagttatcacactgtcgtcgctgctctggtcttcctctttatgctgtacgtcttataTTTACAGATATTACTCATTAAAGGTCGAATGATACTAGGGAAAAGCCAAAAACGATTGCCACGAACTAGCTGGTTTTGAACCATAGGCAGATAAATACAATGTCTGTTAGCACTTGTGTGAagaccaatgaaaataaaataaaaattatgctAGTAGCAGTGCTGGGCTACTGGTATACGACATTCCGGGGATCAATTTTGTTCGCTCTGCGCAAATTGTACATTGAACAGTagaaataacaatgaaaaaagaaaaaaaaacacgaaaaataCAAAGGAATGTTCTGGATTTGAGCGCTGACTGCCAGGCATCACTTACAATGGGCCTATCAGTAAAGGTCAGCATACAGATTATACGGTTTTTTGTCCTGTGCTGATAGCCGAGAACAAAAAACTGCAATACTACATTGTTGTAAAGTTGATTTCCGTTCCCAAATTGCATGTAGTCTTTGATAAAGCTCACATGTTAAATTTTGGAGAAAAGCTTAACGATATCTGGAAAGTTTTTTCAGCAATTGGTCAAAACTGGAACGAGAGAATTAATCTGAAATCCACAATCCCAAGGTCAAGGTAttctcagaaatgttttaacTGGATAAAATTATGCAGTGTTTAGAGTTGTTCTACttttaaattaatttcattggtcagttacaaCCCAATTTGCTCATCAAACTTCGAAACTGCTCGCGAAAAGGTCACTCCGATAGCTTCGGTCGTTCTAGAGAAGAACATTCTAACGatttgtgaaaatttcttgacGATTATGTTAAAAACACAATTGTATGGGAATAATTCTTTAAAATTCAGAATTCTTTGTTCTATCCCACTGTGCAGTTTTAAGAGTTGATCTACTTTTGCCGTGTTTTCATTCGTCCGACCAAGCctaatttacatatgtatagtgTGCCAGGTTTGAAGCCAGTCTGTTCAGTGGTTCTTAAATTGctttcatgtaaaacaaatatgGCCGCCATGGCATGTGCCCTAGGCCAACAGAGTTAGGATATGCACTAGTTTTGATCATAGGTTAGCAAGTAAGTTTCGGCAGATTTGGGAGTGCCTCCGTGACTCATTTGGCTAGAAAACCACTAAACCAAATCTGCTGAATTTATCTATTATCTATTAtccgtgcctcagttggttaacgcgctagcgaagcgtgatgacccaggggcttcttaccaatgcggtcgctgtgagttcaagtccagctcatgctgtcttcccctccggccgtaagagggaaggtctatcagcaacctgctgatggtcgtgggtttcacccaggctctgcccggtttcctcccaccataacgctggccgccgtcgtataagtgaaatgttcttgagtacggcgtaagacactaatcaaataaataaataaatttatttatgagctggacttaaactcacagcgatcgcattggtgagaggtttctgggtcattaagttgcg from Liolophura sinensis isolate JHLJ2023 chromosome 3, CUHK_Ljap_v2, whole genome shotgun sequence carries:
- the LOC135463453 gene encoding tectonin beta-propeller repeat-containing protein 1-like codes for the protein MIDDQLSISHVSVGPAGVWAVGLDGKVYYREGTYMNDGTRGTAWTEIPGVNLVQLDVGNRIVWGLTSSGNIYFRTGIEMYNPTGCEWRLVPGFLKDITVSPMGHVWGVTTFGGMVRRAEVSFLNPEGLYWHSVGPSSIKFSRVSAGCAGVWGIDENGTVLYRKGTYNDADTPGSEWIIVPEQLKHVTVGHGRVWGIKGDYVTYRAGVAQARPTGVQWDLVYKTLKQFDVWQSALWGADSYDPKQVYARLI